A portion of the Bifidobacterium lemurum genome contains these proteins:
- a CDS encoding SpaA isopeptide-forming pilin-related protein, with product MDLFDYWLESQTGVNDSIKKGEELKSAGINDGKYLKFTPGSIGAELGNRPGITGGSINAWTGRTAVKRNNQMVANVNGGAFTGIVENTLENGYPVVASGNYYTGTASTGDNTLSTDTSETTNRQSLDYLFNADSGAYKESHLNVGGLFQLNDNGYYEYDSQKNFASYDENSNSFVLYNASAVTANSISVADVQNGQFYPFNTASDVFTENNGTLQSKVSQDNEVLNHFFGVHSQSTFVQPNNGKVNENQDMTFEFSGDDDVWVFIDGVLVGDAGGLHDRLELSINFATGQVTVQSGASYDPQSGISGYKKTTTIKRAFDDAKVSGVFKGDTFADGTYHTLDFFYLERGAGNSNMKLQYNLVQPMSSEIIKVDQNGESLDGAEFELYQVPLSDGYTEDNFKNATDLPTSSKRLATGSSVDGKLVLTSVEDQSIINFDKLWSNDTSDNHNNSTYYALKETKAPDGYSRMLNYMKLKYIRPSASGTPSGTLVSWPSTYESDSSVWDTGAIARSKESITAPSTFSGVNQIPDCYTGNTCTTDSALDTTTGTGTMYAVVLRRVGNTTATDENAWHAVTGSTADGWSITQGTAMEGVVEAIQSKSSSHKFTKDEGGKWKATIEELPGYAGDYYYMLDNDKKSAARYVVSVYYSTAKDPKDVSTDNTYRVTDSGFERTFASRLNVPNIKNELFVQKVDENGDPVAGATFGLYKADQVEVSGNDTVTVKKDAENNPVNPAGGQVMTTNSWIDDNDPATPSFKGAAMFAIKSADQIKSKAQGISGTALTNGVYYLVEMEAPAGYQKTSNVSKIVVSDDGIFADAGEADDGIKVVRGVGQLVATMSTFGSTGSFDDTLRYVESVAGSATDVALDASCNASKCNAALTAPSAGFKTALNTAKAIDGKLKVSNTAADSLELTYGGSGAALQYGARFESGDYMFISDTDWPIIRTYQAGRPSGATEAESRTPLESDQVLSSIVTGSVMVQVTNEHEGVTLAGDSIKVSKTVKGAAAAGDFSFTLTADENAAENIISGLTDKKAQIQIAKTDLQQVGTSKEASFGALKFKVPTSGDAVTYTFTVAEEGASSPPSGWKYDQSEYTVTVKLSKGSDGTWSASVDSVQKTKDFNGEKLDPSSDVKDKVAAFTNHYVAVSSLPLTGGPSSMNYTWLALCIAGIGVLGWLSVNRWRNRHVVQ from the coding sequence TTGGACCTGTTCGATTATTGGCTGGAGTCACAGACTGGTGTTAATGACAGCATCAAGAAAGGTGAGGAACTTAAAAGTGCTGGCATCAATGACGGAAAGTATTTGAAATTCACCCCGGGAAGTATTGGAGCGGAATTAGGCAATCGTCCTGGAATCACTGGCGGCAGTATAAACGCTTGGACGGGAAGAACGGCGGTTAAACGCAATAATCAAATGGTTGCCAATGTGAACGGTGGTGCCTTTACCGGCATTGTGGAGAACACGCTTGAAAACGGCTATCCGGTGGTGGCAAGTGGAAATTATTACACGGGAACTGCTAGCACCGGAGACAATACTCTGTCGACAGATACGTCTGAAACTACGAACCGCCAAAGCCTTGATTATTTGTTCAATGCGGATTCCGGGGCTTACAAAGAATCTCATTTGAATGTCGGTGGGCTTTTCCAGCTTAATGACAATGGCTATTACGAATACGACAGCCAAAAGAATTTTGCCTCATACGATGAGAACAGCAACAGTTTCGTTCTTTATAATGCGAGCGCAGTGACTGCAAACAGCATTTCTGTGGCTGATGTCCAGAATGGACAGTTCTATCCCTTTAACACAGCTAGTGATGTGTTTACGGAAAATAACGGAACTTTGCAGAGCAAGGTAAGCCAAGACAATGAGGTTCTGAATCATTTCTTCGGTGTCCATTCACAGTCCACGTTTGTGCAGCCCAATAATGGCAAGGTCAACGAGAATCAGGACATGACCTTTGAGTTCTCCGGGGATGACGATGTGTGGGTGTTCATCGATGGCGTACTTGTTGGTGACGCAGGTGGTCTGCATGATCGTTTGGAGCTCAGCATCAACTTTGCGACGGGTCAAGTCACGGTGCAAAGCGGTGCCTCTTACGATCCTCAGTCAGGCATCTCTGGTTACAAAAAAACTACGACTATCAAGAGAGCATTTGATGATGCCAAGGTGTCGGGCGTTTTCAAGGGCGACACCTTCGCTGACGGCACCTATCACACGCTGGACTTCTTCTATCTGGAACGTGGCGCCGGCAACTCCAATATGAAGCTGCAGTACAACCTGGTGCAGCCGATGAGCAGCGAAATCATCAAGGTTGATCAGAATGGTGAGTCACTAGACGGTGCGGAGTTTGAACTGTATCAGGTCCCACTTAGCGATGGTTACACTGAGGACAATTTCAAGAACGCCACTGACTTGCCTACTTCAAGCAAGCGACTGGCGACGGGAAGCAGCGTCGATGGGAAACTGGTGCTGACTTCGGTGGAAGATCAGTCCATTATCAATTTTGATAAACTCTGGAGCAACGACACTTCGGACAACCACAATAACAGCACGTACTATGCGTTAAAGGAGACCAAGGCTCCTGACGGTTACAGTCGCATGTTGAATTACATGAAACTGAAATATATACGTCCGAGCGCTTCTGGAACGCCTTCCGGCACACTGGTTTCTTGGCCATCGACGTATGAGTCGGATAGTTCAGTGTGGGATACCGGTGCCATAGCGCGAAGCAAGGAGTCGATCACCGCTCCATCCACATTCAGTGGTGTGAATCAAATTCCGGACTGTTACACCGGGAATACTTGCACGACCGACAGCGCATTGGATACGACAACAGGAACGGGAACGATGTATGCCGTGGTGCTGCGACGCGTGGGTAATACAACCGCAACAGATGAAAATGCTTGGCATGCGGTCACCGGAAGCACTGCTGATGGGTGGAGCATCACGCAGGGCACGGCCATGGAAGGCGTTGTTGAAGCCATCCAATCCAAATCCAGTTCTCATAAGTTCACTAAAGATGAGGGAGGCAAATGGAAGGCGACAATCGAAGAGTTGCCGGGATATGCCGGTGACTACTACTACATGCTGGATAACGATAAAAAGTCAGCTGCCAGATACGTTGTGTCAGTGTACTACTCCACTGCGAAAGACCCAAAGGATGTGTCCACGGATAACACATACCGCGTTACTGACAGTGGCTTCGAACGTACGTTCGCCTCTCGCCTCAACGTGCCCAACATCAAGAACGAACTGTTCGTGCAGAAGGTGGACGAGAACGGCGATCCTGTTGCCGGCGCGACTTTTGGTCTGTATAAGGCAGATCAAGTCGAGGTGAGCGGCAACGACACGGTAACCGTGAAGAAGGATGCTGAAAATAATCCTGTTAATCCTGCTGGCGGGCAGGTGATGACGACGAACAGCTGGATAGACGATAACGATCCTGCAACGCCTTCTTTTAAGGGCGCGGCGATGTTCGCTATAAAGAGTGCTGACCAGATTAAGTCTAAGGCGCAAGGTATCAGTGGCACAGCATTGACAAACGGCGTCTACTACCTTGTCGAGATGGAAGCCCCTGCTGGATATCAGAAAACATCCAATGTAAGCAAGATTGTGGTGTCGGACGATGGCATCTTCGCAGACGCTGGTGAAGCTGACGATGGTATCAAAGTCGTGCGAGGCGTTGGACAGCTGGTAGCGACCATGTCCACGTTTGGTTCCACTGGTTCGTTTGATGACACGTTGCGTTATGTAGAATCTGTTGCTGGCTCGGCGACTGACGTGGCGCTTGACGCGTCGTGCAACGCTTCTAAATGTAATGCGGCTTTGACGGCGCCGTCTGCAGGCTTCAAGACTGCCCTCAACACTGCGAAAGCCATTGACGGCAAACTTAAGGTCTCAAACACTGCAGCCGATTCGTTGGAACTCACGTATGGCGGCTCCGGCGCGGCTCTGCAGTATGGTGCTCGCTTTGAGAGTGGTGATTACATGTTCATTTCGGATACGGATTGGCCGATTATCCGAACGTATCAGGCCGGACGCCCGAGCGGTGCAACGGAGGCGGAATCGCGTACTCCTCTGGAATCTGATCAGGTGTTGTCATCCATCGTTACCGGTTCGGTGATGGTGCAGGTGACCAATGAGCATGAAGGCGTTACCTTGGCGGGAGACTCCATCAAGGTCAGCAAGACCGTGAAGGGTGCTGCGGCAGCCGGGGACTTCAGCTTCACGCTGACTGCTGACGAGAATGCCGCCGAGAACATTATCAGCGGATTGACGGATAAAAAGGCGCAGATTCAGATCGCGAAGACTGATTTGCAGCAAGTTGGTACCTCCAAGGAAGCATCATTTGGGGCATTGAAGTTCAAAGTGCCGACTAGCGGCGACGCAGTGACATACACTTTCACGGTCGCAGAAGAAGGAGCTTCATCTCCGCCATCAGGTTGGAAATATGACCAATCCGAATATACGGTGACGGTCAAATTGTCCAAAGGCTCAGACGGCACATGGTCCGCATCGGTGGATTCGGTCCAGAAGACCAAGGACTTCAATGGCGAAAAGCTCGATCCTTCCTCAGATGTGAAGGACAAGGTCGCTGCATTCACCAATCACTATGTGGCGGTGTCTTCGTTGCCGTTGACTGGTGGTCCGTCCTCGATGAACTACACATGGCTCGCCCTGTGCATCGCCGGTATCGGTGTGCTCGGCTGGCTGAGCGTGAACCGGTGGCGCAACCGTCACGTGGTGCAGTAG
- a CDS encoding isopeptide-forming domain-containing fimbrial protein has translation MKMRKLFAGIAAAATMLGGLALGVTTANAIEGDASTITITGDVANRTFTAYLLGTYTNVVNDGTKATSVDFTQNTAWNPTIADAAKAAVGDVPAEYTGNELAYIATLNQTMDGEELRKFAETLATATDKPEPPTTVTTRDTDTQAVLDVPTEGWYLVTDSTGAPILVGTKIANPQGGVFDKLNDTTLGTAVAKPTTIPTPVKEVIDAEGHKVDDPSALVGSTVRFKVTSAVPNYTGFNTYDWQIEDTPSAGLTIDQSSVTVAVSGVNSFTDYTATVDNGKLTVAFNDVTKLTIGADITVTYDATVTKDAIKADNSGVTNSVIAKHDGKTSGEGKVTVKTFTFDFTKQNADGGALAGAKFVIRSGNKYLKQDEDTKAWSEVTNVADATSFTSAQDTGKVVFEGLAAGEYTVEETEVPEGFLQSVKPSFTVTIYANGTIAFGADTFGLVNTTDKTVKNVKSITQLPLTGAAGTALFTVIALLVAGAAVTVYAKSRKTAKAMMA, from the coding sequence ATGAAGATGAGGAAACTTTTTGCGGGTATCGCCGCCGCCGCGACGATGCTCGGTGGTCTCGCCCTAGGCGTCACCACCGCCAATGCAATCGAGGGTGACGCTTCGACGATCACCATCACCGGCGATGTCGCGAATCGTACATTCACCGCGTATCTGCTGGGCACGTACACGAATGTGGTGAATGATGGCACGAAAGCCACTTCTGTGGACTTCACTCAGAATACGGCCTGGAATCCAACAATCGCTGACGCTGCGAAGGCAGCTGTCGGTGACGTTCCTGCTGAGTACACCGGTAATGAGTTGGCGTATATCGCAACCCTGAACCAGACTATGGATGGTGAAGAGCTTCGTAAGTTCGCTGAGACATTGGCCACCGCAACTGATAAGCCTGAACCTCCGACTACAGTCACTACTCGCGATACTGATACTCAGGCCGTTCTGGATGTGCCGACTGAGGGCTGGTATCTCGTGACCGACTCCACGGGTGCTCCGATTCTGGTGGGTACCAAGATTGCGAATCCTCAAGGTGGGGTCTTCGACAAGCTGAATGACACCACTTTGGGTACCGCTGTCGCCAAGCCGACCACGATTCCGACCCCGGTAAAAGAAGTAATTGACGCTGAGGGTCACAAAGTTGATGATCCGAGTGCTTTGGTTGGCTCCACTGTTAGGTTCAAAGTGACCTCCGCTGTGCCGAATTACACTGGCTTTAACACTTATGACTGGCAGATTGAGGATACTCCTTCCGCGGGGTTGACCATTGATCAGTCTTCGGTGACCGTTGCTGTATCCGGCGTTAATTCCTTCACTGACTACACAGCGACTGTTGATAATGGCAAGTTGACCGTGGCCTTCAATGATGTGACCAAACTGACGATTGGTGCCGATATTACTGTCACCTATGATGCCACTGTCACTAAGGATGCTATCAAGGCGGACAACTCTGGCGTGACAAACAGTGTTATCGCCAAGCATGATGGCAAGACGTCCGGTGAAGGTAAAGTGACTGTGAAGACCTTCACCTTCGACTTCACCAAGCAGAACGCTGATGGTGGCGCTTTGGCTGGTGCCAAATTCGTCATCAGGTCTGGTAATAAGTACCTCAAGCAAGATGAAGACACTAAGGCTTGGTCAGAGGTTACCAATGTCGCCGATGCGACGTCATTTACCTCCGCTCAAGACACCGGTAAGGTTGTTTTCGAAGGTTTGGCTGCCGGTGAATACACCGTTGAAGAAACCGAGGTGCCCGAAGGCTTCCTGCAGTCCGTGAAGCCGAGCTTCACCGTGACCATCTATGCCAATGGCACAATCGCTTTCGGTGCGGACACCTTCGGTCTGGTTAACACCACGGACAAGACGGTCAAGAACGTCAAGTCCATCACCCAGCTGCCGTTGACCGGTGCGGCCGGCACGGCGCTGTTCACTGTGATCGCGCTGCTCGTCGCGGGCGCCGCCGTCACGGTCTACGCGAAGTCCCGCAAGACCGCCAAGGCCATGATGGCCTGA
- the obgE gene encoding GTPase ObgE produces MSDFVDRVTVHVKGGDGGNGSAGIRREKYKPLAGPNGGNGGDGGSVIFVADRNATSLLDYRFMPHRVAGNGTMGLGDNKDGSKGEDLILPVPCGTVVFSAKGAQGGERRPGDQLADLRHEGDRFVVAAGGSGGLGNIALANRTRRAPGFALLGELGEERDVVLELKSIADVALVGFPSAGKSSLIAAISAAKPKIADYPFTTLVPNLGVVIAGDRRYTIADVPGLIPGASQGKGLGLEFLRHIERTEIIAHVIDCATLEPDRDPISDYEALEHELAEYAGSLDLPLGAIPIPERPRVIILNKADMPEAEELAEFVKPEFEAKGFPVFVISTASHKGLKELNFALSEMVAKMREEVAKREQAEEEARVVIKPLEQEGRRRRRADEGGNALDFTVERKENANGEFWYEVLGAKPERWVMQTNFDNDEAVGYLADRLAKLGVEDELRRKGAHPGDEVRIGRGNRAVAFDWDPTISAGAEMLDGTQLGARGKDLRLEEQDTRAHRRTNAERRREYHEMMDARAAVREAMMAERKAGHWADPSIDDDRHDEHSLFGRGEDTEE; encoded by the coding sequence ATGAGTGATTTTGTGGATAGAGTGACCGTCCATGTCAAGGGCGGCGACGGCGGCAATGGTTCGGCGGGCATCCGCCGCGAGAAGTACAAGCCGCTGGCCGGCCCGAACGGCGGCAACGGCGGTGACGGCGGCTCCGTGATCTTCGTGGCCGACCGCAACGCCACCAGCCTGCTCGACTACCGTTTCATGCCGCACCGCGTGGCCGGCAACGGCACCATGGGCTTGGGCGACAACAAAGACGGTTCCAAAGGCGAGGATCTGATCCTGCCCGTGCCCTGCGGCACCGTGGTGTTCAGCGCGAAGGGCGCGCAAGGCGGTGAACGCCGTCCCGGTGACCAGCTCGCCGATTTGCGCCATGAGGGCGACCGTTTCGTCGTGGCCGCGGGCGGTTCCGGCGGACTGGGCAACATCGCCCTGGCCAACCGCACCCGCCGCGCCCCCGGCTTCGCGCTGTTGGGCGAGCTGGGTGAGGAGCGCGACGTGGTTCTGGAACTCAAATCCATCGCCGACGTGGCGCTGGTGGGCTTCCCCTCCGCCGGCAAGTCGAGTCTGATCGCCGCGATCAGCGCCGCCAAGCCGAAAATCGCCGACTACCCCTTCACCACGCTGGTGCCGAACCTCGGCGTGGTCATCGCCGGCGACCGCCGCTACACCATCGCCGACGTTCCCGGCCTGATCCCCGGTGCCAGCCAAGGCAAGGGTCTGGGTCTTGAATTCCTGCGCCATATCGAGCGCACGGAGATCATCGCCCATGTGATCGACTGTGCCACGCTGGAACCGGACCGCGACCCGATCAGCGACTACGAGGCGTTGGAGCACGAGCTCGCCGAATACGCCGGCTCGCTGGACCTGCCGTTGGGTGCGATTCCGATTCCCGAACGCCCGCGCGTGATCATCCTCAACAAGGCCGACATGCCCGAGGCCGAGGAGCTCGCCGAATTCGTCAAGCCTGAATTCGAAGCCAAGGGCTTCCCCGTGTTCGTGATCTCCACCGCCAGCCATAAGGGCCTGAAGGAATTGAACTTCGCCCTGTCCGAAATGGTGGCGAAGATGCGCGAGGAAGTGGCCAAGCGCGAGCAGGCCGAAGAGGAGGCCCGCGTGGTCATCAAGCCGCTCGAGCAGGAGGGCCGCCGACGCCGCCGCGCGGACGAGGGCGGCAACGCGCTCGACTTCACCGTGGAACGCAAGGAGAACGCCAACGGCGAATTCTGGTACGAGGTGCTGGGTGCCAAGCCGGAGCGTTGGGTGATGCAGACCAACTTCGACAACGACGAGGCGGTCGGCTACCTGGCCGACAGGCTCGCCAAGCTCGGCGTCGAGGACGAGCTGCGCCGCAAGGGCGCGCATCCCGGCGACGAGGTGCGCATCGGCCGCGGCAACCGTGCCGTCGCCTTCGACTGGGATCCGACGATCTCCGCCGGCGCCGAAATGCTCGACGGCACGCAGCTCGGCGCGCGCGGCAAGGACCTGCGCCTTGAGGAGCAGGACACGCGCGCCCACCGCCGCACCAACGCGGAACGCCGCCGCGAATATCACGAGATGATGGACGCGCGCGCCGCCGTGCGCGAGGCGATGATGGCCGAACGCAAGGCCGGCCATTGGGCCGACCCCTCCATCGACGACGACCGCCACGACGAGCACAGCCTGTTCGGCCGCGGCGAAGACACGGAGGAGTGA
- a CDS encoding helix-turn-helix domain-containing protein: MEQANDMDYESLRAQARWQIQENKRLIQSLKELRRRSNVSQEELAFRMGITQPAVSAIEKGNADSSLGTIRRYANALGYVISYEILPSTTVMSSNPSAHATVTEEHASMAQ; this comes from the coding sequence ATGGAACAGGCAAACGACATGGACTATGAGTCGTTGCGCGCACAGGCGCGATGGCAGATTCAGGAAAACAAAAGGCTCATACAGTCGCTGAAAGAGTTGCGCCGCCGGTCAAACGTCAGCCAGGAGGAACTCGCGTTCCGTATGGGCATCACCCAACCCGCCGTGTCCGCCATCGAAAAGGGAAACGCCGATTCCAGCCTCGGCACCATCCGCCGCTACGCCAACGCATTGGGCTATGTAATCTCCTACGAGATACTGCCTTCGACAACCGTCATGTCTTCCAATCCCTCAGCGCACGCCACCGTAACCGAAGAGCACGCCTCCATGGCCCAATAA
- a CDS encoding HTH domain-containing protein: MTDTSFTPEQLEYLRMLPAVKSVNGSHIYYSSQFQKECMRRYAQGERPSKIFRDAGLSPQIIGHKRIERCIARWKQLDHLSDGEDGDEGDEIFNMRRDPVDDNRMLLQLLMQQSNYTQVLQQENTKLRETVKRLTAEADGLRQQQQQ, from the coding sequence ATGACAGACACTTCATTCACCCCTGAACAGCTCGAATATCTTCGCATGCTGCCGGCCGTGAAAAGTGTGAACGGCTCGCATATCTATTATTCATCGCAGTTCCAAAAAGAATGCATGCGCCGGTACGCGCAAGGGGAGCGTCCCTCCAAAATCTTCCGCGACGCGGGCCTAAGCCCCCAAATCATCGGACATAAGCGTATCGAACGGTGCATCGCGCGCTGGAAGCAGCTCGACCATCTGTCCGACGGCGAAGACGGCGACGAAGGCGACGAAATCTTCAACATGCGCCGCGACCCCGTCGATGACAATCGCATGCTGCTGCAACTGCTGATGCAGCAGTCGAACTACACCCAAGTCCTGCAACAGGAAAACACCAAGCTGCGCGAAACCGTCAAGCGGCTCACCGCCGAGGCGGACGGACTGCGGCAGCAACAGCAGCAGTGA
- a CDS encoding class C sortase, translated as MKRLPFLPSLHSLRSLPFLSSLSPLSLRIRRPYRAHHIRPAQQPSQPAAQPLQSDQLERLPQSDTPSQWAPIPFEEATDVADLMRRRRNMARQLLAMRAVVAVLLAAALCIGGYPLVLQYRSDRQLESTASQAAQTVAEWPYPQAEESLAAARAYNERLAQSGQPVMGEAVDPFAQVQGGSRASNEEDSEASKDEEYQGLLDTGGGVMGSILIPSISVDLPIYHGTSESALASGAGHLYGSSLPVGGENTHAVLTGHRGLVEALMFTRLDEMEVGDFFYIEVMGETLGYRVDRITVIDPDDTSQLKVVEGEDRVTLMTCTPYGVNTQRLLVSGVRQEIPMPIPDPQDAPPDVRTLVVWAVAIVAVPGLIFAVVFNRRRTAPWRQIRHASRWPR; from the coding sequence ATGAAACGCCTGCCATTCCTGCCATCCTTACATTCCTTGCGGTCCCTGCCGTTTTTATCGTCCCTGTCGCCTTTATCGCTCCGGATACGTCGGCCGTACCGGGCGCATCACATACGCCCGGCGCAACAGCCATCCCAGCCGGCAGCTCAGCCCCTCCAGTCGGACCAACTAGAACGGCTACCCCAGTCGGATACGCCCTCCCAATGGGCTCCCATCCCATTCGAGGAAGCCACCGACGTCGCGGATCTGATGCGCAGACGGCGGAACATGGCGCGCCAACTGCTGGCGATGCGGGCGGTGGTGGCGGTGCTGCTGGCGGCGGCGCTATGCATCGGCGGATATCCGCTGGTTCTGCAATACCGGTCGGACCGTCAGCTGGAATCCACGGCGTCGCAGGCGGCGCAGACCGTGGCGGAATGGCCGTATCCGCAAGCGGAGGAATCACTGGCGGCGGCGCGCGCATACAACGAGCGGCTCGCCCAGTCGGGGCAGCCGGTGATGGGCGAGGCCGTCGACCCGTTCGCGCAGGTGCAGGGCGGCTCGCGCGCCTCGAACGAAGAGGATTCGGAGGCGTCGAAAGACGAGGAATACCAAGGCCTGCTGGATACGGGCGGCGGGGTGATGGGCTCCATCCTCATCCCCAGCATCTCCGTGGACCTGCCGATCTACCACGGCACATCGGAAAGCGCGCTGGCGTCCGGCGCGGGGCATCTGTACGGTTCGAGCCTGCCGGTGGGCGGCGAGAACACGCACGCGGTGCTGACCGGGCATCGCGGCCTGGTCGAGGCGCTGATGTTCACGCGGCTCGACGAGATGGAGGTGGGGGACTTCTTCTACATCGAGGTGATGGGGGAGACGCTGGGCTACCGCGTGGACCGCATCACCGTGATCGATCCCGACGACACGAGCCAACTCAAGGTCGTCGAGGGGGAGGACCGCGTCACGCTGATGACGTGCACGCCATACGGCGTGAACACGCAGCGGCTGCTCGTGTCGGGCGTGCGGCAGGAGATTCCGATGCCGATTCCGGATCCGCAGGACGCGCCGCCCGACGTGCGCACTCTGGTGGTGTGGGCCGTGGCCATCGTCGCCGTTCCCGGCCTGATCTTCGCCGTGGTGTTCAACCGCCGCCGCACCGCCCCCTGGCGTCAGATCCGCCACGCCTCCCGCTGGCCGCGGTGA